A stretch of Antennarius striatus isolate MH-2024 chromosome 6, ASM4005453v1, whole genome shotgun sequence DNA encodes these proteins:
- the pld3 gene encoding 5'-3' exonuclease PLD3 isoform X1 — MDFTYSALLDERSRIQESKRKLHVCWWCVIALGFVTTGLLAAFAICSLLTLRVSSSHPALSSSLRLPQAESCSDPCSIVLVESIPEGLEFNSSTTHPSVFQAWLSLMGEARSSIDIASFYWTLTNSDTGTHEPTAVQGEAVLKTLAELSGTLSVRIAVNTPQASQLQDDLRLLNDSGADIRMVNVKALTSGVLHTKFWVVDKKHIYIGSANMDWRSLTQVKELGVAVYNCSCLAADLGKIFEAYWFLGESQSIPSPWPVSFSTPYNKDTPLQLPLNNTPSSVYLSSSPPSFCAAGRTSDIQSILSVMEDARSFIYIAVMNYLPTTEFTHPRRYWADIDNQLRRVAFERRIKVRLLISCWGSTQPVMLPFLKSLASLHDPKSKLDIQVRLFVVPANPRQKEIPFARVNHNKYMVTDKVAYIGTSNWSGEYFTNTAGSALVVNQTASQSLEPTVQSQLKAVFERDWNSNYSTPVTQQSDLKVLC; from the exons ATGGACTTCACTTACAGCGCA CTTTTGGATGAGAGGAGTAGGATCCAGGAATCCAAAAGGAAATTACATGTG tgTTGGTGGTGTGTGATAGCTCTGGGCTTTGTCACTACCGGACTCCTGGCTGCTTTTGCCATCTGTAGCCTCCTGACGCTGCGTGTTTCCTCCTCCCATCCTGCCCTGAGCAGCAGCCTTCGTCTGCCCCAGGCCGAGTCCTGCTCAGACCCCTGCAG TATTGTTCTGGTGGAGAGCATCCCTGAAGGGTTGGAGTTTAATTCCAGCACTACTCACCCCTCTGTCTTCCAAGCCTGGCTCAGTCTGATGGGCGAGGCTCGTAGCAGCATCGACATCGCCTCTTTCTATTGGACGCTCACTAACAGCGACACTGGCACTCATGAGCCGACTGCCGTTCAG GGTGAGGCCGTTCTGAAGACTCTGGCTGAACTCTCAGGGACGTTGTCTGTTCGTATTGCAGTCAACACACCACAGGCGAGTCAACTGCAAGATGACCTGAGACTGCTGAACGACTCAG gAGCTGACATCAGAATGGTGAACGTGAAGGCGCTCACTTCAGGCGTCCTCCACACAAAGTTCTGGGTTGTGGacaagaaacacatttacattgGCAGCGCCAACATGGACTGGAGGTCCCTTACACAG GTGAAGGAGCTCGGTGTCGCCGTCTACAACTGCAGCTGCTTGGCTGCAGACCTGGGTAAGATCTTTGAAGCCTATTGGTTCCTAGGGGAGAGCCAGTCCATCCCATCACCTTGGCCCGTCAGTTTCTCCACTCCCTACAACAAGGACACGCCCCTTCAGCTGCCACTCAACAACACGCCATCCAGTGTCTATCTGTCG AGTTCCCCTCCTTCCTTCTGTGCAGCTGGCAGGACATCAGACATTCAGTCTATCCTCAGTGTCATGGAGGATGCCCGGAGCTTCATCTACATTGCTGTCATGAACTATCTGCCCACCACAGAATTTACTCATCCTAGAAG GTATTGGGCAGACATCGACAACCAACTGAGGAGAGTAGCATTCGAGAGGCGGATCAAAGTGCGTCTGCTGATCAGCTGCTGGGGCAGCACCCAACCGGTCATGCTCCCCTTCCTGAAGTCTCTGGCGTCGCTTCACGACCCCAAGAGCAAACTGGATATCCAAGTG AGGCTGTTTGTTGTTCCTGCCAACCCCAGACAGAAGGAGATTCCATTTGCCAGAGTCAACCACAACAAGTACATGGTGACTGACAAGGTCGCCTACATAG GTACATCCAACTGGTCAGGTGAATACTTCACGAACACAGCTGGTTCAGCATTGGTTGTCAATCAAACTGCCTCACAGTCTCTGGAGCCaactgtccaatcacagctgaAGGCTGTGTTTGAAAGGGACTGGAACTCCAACTACAGCACCCCTGTCACGCAGCAGTCAGACCTCAAAGTCCTGTGTTAG
- the pld3 gene encoding 5'-3' exonuclease PLD3 isoform X2, protein MGLEVKSSLFMASIVLVESIPEGLEFNSSTTHPSVFQAWLSLMGEARSSIDIASFYWTLTNSDTGTHEPTAVQGEAVLKTLAELSGTLSVRIAVNTPQASQLQDDLRLLNDSGADIRMVNVKALTSGVLHTKFWVVDKKHIYIGSANMDWRSLTQVKELGVAVYNCSCLAADLGKIFEAYWFLGESQSIPSPWPVSFSTPYNKDTPLQLPLNNTPSSVYLSSSPPSFCAAGRTSDIQSILSVMEDARSFIYIAVMNYLPTTEFTHPRRYWADIDNQLRRVAFERRIKVRLLISCWGSTQPVMLPFLKSLASLHDPKSKLDIQVRLFVVPANPRQKEIPFARVNHNKYMVTDKVAYIGTSNWSGEYFTNTAGSALVVNQTASQSLEPTVQSQLKAVFERDWNSNYSTPVTQQSDLKVLC, encoded by the exons ATGGGACTGGAGGTAAAGTCTTCTCTTTTCATGGCCAGTATTGTTCTGGTGGAGAGCATCCCTGAAGGGTTGGAGTTTAATTCCAGCACTACTCACCCCTCTGTCTTCCAAGCCTGGCTCAGTCTGATGGGCGAGGCTCGTAGCAGCATCGACATCGCCTCTTTCTATTGGACGCTCACTAACAGCGACACTGGCACTCATGAGCCGACTGCCGTTCAG GGTGAGGCCGTTCTGAAGACTCTGGCTGAACTCTCAGGGACGTTGTCTGTTCGTATTGCAGTCAACACACCACAGGCGAGTCAACTGCAAGATGACCTGAGACTGCTGAACGACTCAG gAGCTGACATCAGAATGGTGAACGTGAAGGCGCTCACTTCAGGCGTCCTCCACACAAAGTTCTGGGTTGTGGacaagaaacacatttacattgGCAGCGCCAACATGGACTGGAGGTCCCTTACACAG GTGAAGGAGCTCGGTGTCGCCGTCTACAACTGCAGCTGCTTGGCTGCAGACCTGGGTAAGATCTTTGAAGCCTATTGGTTCCTAGGGGAGAGCCAGTCCATCCCATCACCTTGGCCCGTCAGTTTCTCCACTCCCTACAACAAGGACACGCCCCTTCAGCTGCCACTCAACAACACGCCATCCAGTGTCTATCTGTCG AGTTCCCCTCCTTCCTTCTGTGCAGCTGGCAGGACATCAGACATTCAGTCTATCCTCAGTGTCATGGAGGATGCCCGGAGCTTCATCTACATTGCTGTCATGAACTATCTGCCCACCACAGAATTTACTCATCCTAGAAG GTATTGGGCAGACATCGACAACCAACTGAGGAGAGTAGCATTCGAGAGGCGGATCAAAGTGCGTCTGCTGATCAGCTGCTGGGGCAGCACCCAACCGGTCATGCTCCCCTTCCTGAAGTCTCTGGCGTCGCTTCACGACCCCAAGAGCAAACTGGATATCCAAGTG AGGCTGTTTGTTGTTCCTGCCAACCCCAGACAGAAGGAGATTCCATTTGCCAGAGTCAACCACAACAAGTACATGGTGACTGACAAGGTCGCCTACATAG GTACATCCAACTGGTCAGGTGAATACTTCACGAACACAGCTGGTTCAGCATTGGTTGTCAATCAAACTGCCTCACAGTCTCTGGAGCCaactgtccaatcacagctgaAGGCTGTGTTTGAAAGGGACTGGAACTCCAACTACAGCACCCCTGTCACGCAGCAGTCAGACCTCAAAGTCCTGTGTTAG